A genomic window from Micromonospora ferruginea includes:
- a CDS encoding beta-propeller domain-containing protein yields MTGGRSRTVGWTTVAALTLAGCTAQPPAPPAPPDRGGPTAGLRLVAFDSCDDALRQLRTAAKAAVGPWGLGVDGDVMPYAAAERAGGAAKDAASGSATGFSGTTVHEAGVDEPDLVKTDGRRIVTVSRGVLSVVDPASRRLTGRLALDPSTGPRGYAGGESTLLLHGDRALVLLPDRWVAGPAATKRRVAPGAPQARLVLVDLAGAPRIVGDYRIDGRLVDARQVGATTRVVVRSTPRLAFPQPAKATDAQRTAANRAVIDKATLDDWLPRYQVTADGRTVSGRVGCDRLSRPAGFSGASLVTVLSFDLGVSALGAGDPVTVAADGDTVYSSGPRLYLTNDQRWRFPARTAGRLDDTTEIYQFDVAAGTPRYVAAGTVPGRLINQYALSEWDGHLRVATTTGDRWGRGGDSVSGVHVLRTDGARLTEVGAVTGLGRGERIYAVRFLGPTGYVVTFRQTDPLYPVDLRDPTRPRVTGELKVNGYSSYLHPAGDGRLLGVGQEATDRGRIQGLQLSLFDVADPARPNRIARHHVAQGWSDAEFDPHAFLWWAPERLVVLPVMRPGVVADRAGGEVGRGAPGGEVLALRVGADGFTVAGTVTHPPSVADGAEWGMRIRRSLVVDGVLWTVSDAGLKATALAGLTTLAWLPTT; encoded by the coding sequence ATGACTGGTGGTAGATCCCGGACCGTCGGCTGGACGACGGTCGCCGCGTTGACCCTGGCCGGCTGCACCGCGCAACCGCCCGCCCCGCCGGCGCCCCCGGACCGGGGCGGGCCGACCGCCGGCCTGCGGCTGGTCGCGTTCGACTCCTGCGACGACGCGCTGCGGCAGCTCCGCACGGCGGCGAAGGCGGCGGTGGGCCCGTGGGGCCTCGGCGTGGACGGCGACGTGATGCCGTACGCGGCGGCCGAGCGGGCCGGTGGGGCCGCGAAGGACGCGGCGAGCGGCTCGGCGACGGGCTTCTCCGGCACCACCGTGCACGAGGCCGGAGTGGACGAACCGGACCTGGTGAAGACCGACGGCCGGCGGATCGTCACGGTCTCCCGGGGCGTGCTGTCCGTGGTGGACCCGGCGAGCCGCCGGCTGACCGGGCGGCTGGCGCTCGACCCGTCCACCGGACCACGGGGATACGCCGGGGGCGAGTCCACCCTGCTGCTGCACGGCGACCGGGCGCTGGTGCTGCTCCCCGACCGCTGGGTCGCCGGACCGGCGGCGACGAAGCGGCGGGTTGCCCCGGGCGCTCCGCAGGCCCGGCTGGTCCTGGTCGACCTCGCCGGCGCACCGAGGATCGTCGGCGACTACCGGATCGACGGGCGCCTCGTCGACGCCCGGCAGGTCGGTGCGACCACCCGGGTGGTGGTCCGGTCCACGCCCCGGCTGGCCTTCCCGCAACCGGCGAAGGCCACGGACGCGCAGCGGACCGCCGCCAACCGCGCCGTCATCGACAAGGCCACGCTCGACGACTGGCTGCCCCGCTACCAGGTCACCGCGGACGGGCGCACCGTCTCCGGGCGGGTCGGCTGCGACCGGCTCAGCCGACCGGCCGGGTTCTCCGGCGCCTCCCTGGTGACCGTGCTCAGCTTCGACCTCGGCGTGAGCGCCCTCGGTGCCGGCGACCCGGTGACCGTGGCGGCGGACGGGGACACCGTCTACAGCAGCGGCCCGCGCCTCTACCTCACCAACGACCAGCGCTGGCGGTTCCCGGCCCGGACGGCGGGCCGCCTGGACGACACCACCGAGATCTACCAGTTCGACGTCGCGGCGGGCACGCCGCGCTACGTGGCCGCCGGCACCGTGCCGGGCCGGCTGATCAACCAGTACGCGCTGTCCGAGTGGGACGGTCACCTGCGGGTGGCCACCACCACGGGCGACCGGTGGGGTCGCGGCGGCGACTCCGTCTCCGGCGTCCACGTGCTGCGCACCGACGGCGCGCGACTCACCGAGGTCGGTGCGGTCACCGGCCTGGGCAGGGGGGAGCGGATCTACGCGGTGCGGTTCCTCGGACCCACCGGCTACGTGGTGACGTTCCGGCAGACCGACCCGCTCTACCCGGTGGACCTGCGGGACCCGACGCGGCCCCGGGTCACCGGCGAGCTGAAGGTCAACGGCTACTCGTCGTACCTGCACCCGGCCGGGGACGGTCGGCTGCTCGGCGTCGGGCAGGAGGCGACCGACCGGGGGCGGATCCAGGGCCTCCAGCTGTCGCTGTTCGACGTCGCCGACCCGGCCCGGCCGAACCGGATCGCCCGGCACCACGTCGCGCAGGGCTGGTCCGACGCGGAGTTCGACCCGCACGCGTTCCTCTGGTGGGCGCCGGAGCGCCTGGTGGTGCTCCCGGTGATGCGGCCGGGTGTGGTGGCCGACCGGGCCGGCGGCGAGGTCGGCCGGGGCGCGCCGGGCGGCGAGGTGCTGGCGTTGCGCGTGGGCGCCGACGGGTTCACCGTGGCCGGCACGGTCACGCATCCGCCGTCGGTGGCCGACGGCGCGGAGTGGGGCATGCGGATCCGGCGGTCGCTGGTGGTCGACGGGGTGCTCTGGACGGTTTCCGACGCCGGCCTGAAGGCCACCGCCCTGGCCGGGCTGACGACCCTGGCCTGGTTGCCGACGACCTGA
- a CDS encoding MoaD/ThiS family protein — protein MIRVVLPAHLKNLAHVTGEVRVEVAGPPTQREVLDALETAYPMLLGTIRDRHSGERRPFVRFYACELDLSNEPPDEPLPEEVVAGKEPFIVLGAMAGG, from the coding sequence GTGATCCGGGTCGTGCTGCCGGCCCACCTGAAGAACCTGGCGCACGTCACCGGCGAGGTCCGCGTCGAGGTGGCCGGGCCGCCCACCCAGCGCGAGGTGCTCGACGCGTTGGAGACCGCGTACCCGATGCTGCTGGGCACGATCCGCGACCGGCACAGCGGCGAGCGCCGCCCGTTCGTCCGCTTCTACGCCTGCGAGCTGGACCTGTCGAACGAGCCGCCGGACGAGCCGCTGCCCGAGGAGGTGGTCGCCGGCAAGGAGCCGTTCATCGTGCTCGGCGCGATGGCCGGCGGCTGA
- a CDS encoding WD40/YVTN/BNR-like repeat-containing protein — protein MTSTRVLVGTRKGAFILTSDARRADWTVDGPHFGGWEVYHLTGSPVEPDRLYASQSGGWFGQLIQRSDDGGRNWTTVGNDFAYTGEVGDHLWYDGTPRPWEFKRIWHLEPSRHDVDTVYAGGEDAALYRSTDGGQKWSELTALRQHPTGPSWQPGAGGMCLHTIILDPADRDRIYVAISAAGAFRSDDGGASWLPINKGLRSGEIPDQDSEVGHCVHRLAQHPSRPDTLFMQKHWDVMRTDDAGANWREVSGDLPTDFGFPIAVHAHEPETIYVVPITSDSLHYPPDGKLRVYRSRTGGEQWEPLTNGLPQSHCYVNVLRDAMAVDTHEECGIYFGTTGGQVYHSADGGDNWAPIVRDLPAVLSVEVQVLP, from the coding sequence GTGACATCAACACGAGTACTTGTCGGCACGCGCAAGGGCGCGTTCATCCTGACGTCGGACGCGCGGCGCGCCGACTGGACGGTCGACGGGCCGCACTTCGGCGGCTGGGAGGTCTACCACCTGACCGGCTCCCCGGTCGAGCCGGACCGGCTCTACGCGTCCCAGTCCGGTGGCTGGTTCGGGCAGCTCATCCAGCGCTCGGACGACGGCGGCCGGAACTGGACGACGGTGGGCAACGACTTCGCCTACACCGGCGAGGTCGGCGACCACCTCTGGTACGACGGCACTCCCCGGCCCTGGGAGTTCAAGCGGATCTGGCACCTGGAGCCGTCCCGGCACGACGTGGACACCGTCTACGCCGGCGGTGAGGACGCCGCCCTCTACCGCTCCACCGACGGCGGCCAGAAGTGGTCCGAGCTGACCGCCTTGCGCCAGCACCCGACCGGCCCGAGCTGGCAGCCCGGCGCCGGCGGGATGTGCCTGCACACCATCATCCTCGACCCGGCCGACCGCGACCGGATCTACGTGGCGATCTCGGCGGCCGGCGCGTTCCGCAGCGACGACGGCGGCGCGAGCTGGCTGCCGATCAACAAGGGGCTGCGCTCGGGGGAGATCCCCGACCAGGATTCCGAGGTCGGGCACTGCGTGCACCGCCTGGCCCAGCACCCGTCCCGGCCGGACACGCTGTTCATGCAGAAGCACTGGGACGTGATGCGCACCGACGACGCCGGGGCGAACTGGCGGGAGGTCAGCGGCGACCTGCCGACCGACTTCGGTTTCCCGATCGCGGTGCACGCGCACGAGCCGGAGACGATCTACGTGGTGCCGATCACCAGCGACTCGCTGCACTACCCGCCGGACGGCAAGCTGCGCGTCTACCGCAGCCGCACCGGCGGCGAGCAGTGGGAGCCGCTGACCAACGGGCTGCCGCAGTCGCACTGCTACGTCAACGTGCTGCGCGACGCGATGGCGGTCGACACGCACGAGGAGTGCGGGATCTACTTCGGCACCACCGGCGGGCAGGTCTACCACTCCGCCGACGGCGGCGACAACTGGGCGCCCATCGTGCGTGACCTGCCCGCGGTGCTCTCCGTCGAGGTCCAGGTGCTGCCGTGA
- a CDS encoding MmcQ/YjbR family DNA-binding protein, whose protein sequence is MTGPGDVPQAYLDRLRPVCLDLPETYEEPAWVGTRWRIRRRTFAHVCTVDPDHQAAYARAAGTDGPICVLTFRCPGDEIAGLLAAGPPFFKPDWGADVVGMALDDTTDWAEVAELLTESYCVLAPKKLAARVDRPG, encoded by the coding sequence ATGACCGGGCCCGGAGACGTTCCACAGGCGTACCTCGACCGGCTGCGGCCGGTCTGCCTCGACCTGCCCGAGACCTACGAGGAACCGGCCTGGGTGGGGACCCGCTGGCGGATCCGCAGGCGCACGTTCGCCCACGTGTGCACCGTCGACCCCGACCACCAGGCGGCGTACGCGCGCGCCGCGGGGACCGACGGGCCGATCTGCGTGCTGACGTTCCGCTGCCCCGGCGACGAGATCGCCGGCCTGCTCGCCGCCGGCCCGCCGTTCTTCAAGCCGGACTGGGGCGCGGACGTGGTGGGCATGGCGCTCGACGACACGACCGACTGGGCCGAGGTGGCCGAGCTGCTGACCGAGAGCTACTGTGTGCTGGCGCCGAAGAAGCTGGCCGCCCGCGTCGACCGGCCGGGGTGA
- a CDS encoding GNAT family N-acetyltransferase: MTSPAFRTARPADVPALVDLIESAYRGDRARAGWTHEADLLDGQRTDPEMVTAAVTAPAGVVLVAERDGGLVACCQVERRDDHAYFGMFAVDPGHQGGGLGRELLAEAERYARETWHAGELRMTVIVQREDLIAWYERRGYARTGERSPFPYGDERFGLPRRTDLAFETLCKKLG; this comes from the coding sequence ATGACCAGCCCCGCCTTCCGTACCGCCCGGCCCGCCGACGTGCCCGCCCTGGTCGACCTGATCGAGTCGGCCTACCGGGGCGACCGTGCCCGGGCCGGCTGGACCCACGAGGCGGACCTGCTCGACGGGCAGCGCACCGACCCGGAGATGGTGACCGCGGCGGTGACCGCGCCGGCGGGTGTGGTGCTGGTGGCGGAGCGCGACGGCGGGCTGGTCGCCTGCTGCCAGGTGGAGCGCCGCGACGACCACGCCTACTTCGGCATGTTCGCGGTCGACCCGGGCCACCAGGGCGGCGGCCTGGGCCGGGAATTGCTCGCCGAGGCCGAGCGGTACGCCCGGGAGACCTGGCACGCCGGCGAGCTGCGGATGACCGTGATCGTCCAGCGCGAGGACCTGATCGCCTGGTACGAGCGGCGCGGCTACGCCCGCACCGGCGAGCGGAGCCCGTTCCCCTACGGCGACGAGCGCTTCGGCCTGCCGCGCCGGACGGACCTGGCGTTCGAGACGCTGTGCAAGAAGCTCGGTTGA
- a CDS encoding alpha/beta hydrolase family protein, producing the protein MEATVGALDLPATLDLPGGPVRGGLVVLHGSHADQRSFYLYQHLARLLPPAGVAVLRYDRRRRVGGHDVPLADQAEDAAAAVTALRRHVGAAPVGLWGFSQGAWAAAVTAAAHPVDFLVLVGCSGVSPAAQMRHGTAEQLRRHGHGPADVAELARLREVAEGFLRGDVPRPVAQAELDAARRRPWFPLAFLPDELPATPGTWADMDFDPAPVFARLTGPVLLCYGETDGWIPIEESLAVWRRTAREAELTVARLAGCDHAPTLDGREDLAGVSPHYEAVLLDWLDRRLPPAR; encoded by the coding sequence ATGGAGGCCACCGTCGGGGCGCTCGACCTGCCGGCGACGCTCGACCTGCCGGGCGGGCCGGTCCGGGGCGGGCTGGTGGTGTTGCACGGCTCGCACGCCGACCAGCGGTCCTTCTACCTCTACCAGCACCTGGCGCGGCTGCTGCCCCCGGCCGGCGTGGCGGTGCTGCGCTACGACCGCCGCCGGCGCGTCGGCGGCCACGACGTGCCGCTGGCCGACCAAGCCGAGGACGCCGCCGCCGCGGTGACCGCGCTGCGCCGGCACGTCGGCGCGGCGCCGGTCGGGTTGTGGGGGTTCAGCCAGGGCGCCTGGGCGGCGGCGGTCACCGCCGCCGCGCACCCGGTCGACTTCCTGGTCCTGGTCGGGTGCAGCGGCGTCAGCCCGGCCGCGCAGATGCGCCACGGCACCGCCGAGCAGTTACGCCGGCACGGCCACGGGCCGGCCGACGTGGCCGAGCTGGCCCGGCTGCGCGAGGTCGCCGAGGGCTTCCTGCGCGGTGACGTGCCCCGCCCGGTGGCGCAGGCGGAGCTGGACGCCGCGCGGCGGCGGCCGTGGTTCCCGCTGGCGTTCCTGCCCGACGAGCTGCCGGCGACACCCGGCACCTGGGCGGACATGGACTTCGACCCGGCGCCGGTGTTCGCCCGGCTGACCGGCCCGGTGCTGCTCTGCTACGGCGAGACCGACGGGTGGATCCCGATCGAGGAGAGCCTGGCGGTGTGGCGGCGGACGGCCCGCGAGGCCGAGCTGACCGTGGCCCGGCTGGCCGGCTGCGACCACGCGCCCACGCTCGACGGGCGCGAGGATCTGGCCGGCGTCAGCCCGCACTACGAAGCCGTCCTGCTCGACTGGCTCGACCGGCGGCTGCCGCCGGCCCGGTAA
- a CDS encoding ASCH domain-containing protein yields MTAAELPTFEFAFPGPLRDQLVAAVLDGTKTSTTGLLQDYEIDGEPLPEVGTRFSVIDSVGRAVAVIELVEVRVARIGDVDLDHARDEGEGYASVAAWRSGHEDYWHGDDYRGWLGDPAFTIDDDTPAVLERFRLVETVGATPLSPATTPACPPPPA; encoded by the coding sequence ATGACCGCCGCCGAGCTGCCCACGTTCGAGTTCGCCTTCCCCGGTCCGCTGCGCGACCAACTGGTCGCCGCCGTGCTCGACGGCACCAAGACCAGCACCACCGGGCTGCTCCAGGACTACGAGATCGACGGCGAGCCGCTGCCGGAGGTCGGTACCCGGTTCTCGGTGATCGACTCCGTCGGCCGGGCGGTGGCCGTGATCGAGCTGGTCGAGGTCCGCGTCGCCCGGATCGGCGACGTCGACCTGGACCACGCCCGGGACGAGGGCGAGGGCTACGCGTCGGTCGCCGCCTGGCGTTCCGGTCACGAGGACTACTGGCACGGCGACGACTATCGGGGGTGGCTCGGCGATCCGGCGTTCACTATCGACGACGACACGCCGGCCGTGCTGGAGCGCTTCCGCCTCGTCGAGACGGTCGGGGCGACGCCGCTCAGTCCAGCCACCACGCCTGCATGTCCGCCCCCGCCGGCGTGA
- a CDS encoding glycosyltransferase family 8 protein: MDLTLTFDNAYAAHAAVVMSTVAESNPGEKLRYWLVAADDVPASARTTLTRIAGPNATVEFLRVDAAQVNLSKGSDPLMAYLSPAMYLRLLVPAALPADVHRLLYLDCDTMCLNSLKPLFEVDMGGVPLGGVRDPFNRRLLDMGGIPGLAGYDHLDPYAHYFNSGVLLIDVPRWKECEVTEVSLDYLRRHAHESRYPDQDALNFAVHGNWLRLPYRWNDLMAWRREPVFGGKLTDSSIIHTAGPVKPWQPGFPQGARRDLYWQHRRRSGGGLGSTLRR, from the coding sequence GTGGACCTCACCCTGACCTTTGACAACGCGTACGCGGCGCACGCCGCGGTCGTCATGTCGACAGTCGCCGAGTCGAACCCGGGCGAGAAGCTCCGGTACTGGCTGGTCGCCGCCGACGACGTGCCGGCGAGCGCCCGCACCACGCTCACCCGCATCGCCGGGCCGAACGCCACGGTGGAGTTCCTCCGGGTGGACGCCGCCCAGGTGAACCTGTCCAAGGGCAGCGACCCGCTGATGGCGTACCTGTCGCCGGCGATGTACCTGCGGCTGCTGGTCCCGGCGGCGTTGCCGGCGGACGTGCACCGGTTGCTCTACCTGGACTGCGACACGATGTGCCTGAACAGCCTGAAGCCGCTGTTCGAGGTGGACATGGGCGGCGTGCCGCTGGGCGGGGTGCGGGACCCGTTCAACCGCCGGCTGCTGGACATGGGCGGCATCCCGGGCCTGGCCGGCTACGACCACCTCGACCCGTACGCGCACTACTTCAACTCGGGGGTGCTGCTGATCGACGTGCCGCGCTGGAAGGAGTGCGAGGTGACCGAGGTGTCGCTGGACTACCTGCGCCGGCACGCGCACGAGTCCCGCTACCCGGACCAGGACGCGCTCAACTTCGCGGTGCACGGCAACTGGCTGCGGCTGCCGTACCGGTGGAACGACCTGATGGCCTGGCGGCGGGAGCCGGTGTTCGGCGGCAAGCTCACCGACTCGTCGATCATCCACACCGCCGGCCCGGTGAAGCCCTGGCAGCCCGGCTTCCCGCAGGGCGCCCGGCGCGACCTCTACTGGCAGCACCGGCGGCGCAGCGGCGGCGGTCTCGGGTCGACGCTGCGCCGCTGA
- a CDS encoding VOC family protein: MGVGDPRNGAHLTVTDVATVTAFYAAVFEAVPVQRECLLDGRVLHAELVVDGHLLTVSEWSDGPGDPGGPGGPLPLAPADPHLLVQRALAAGATLEPPNGAPPVGVVFRDPAGLRWAVPGP; this comes from the coding sequence ATGGGCGTCGGGGATCCGCGCAACGGTGCGCACCTGACGGTGACCGACGTGGCCACGGTGACCGCGTTCTACGCGGCGGTCTTCGAGGCGGTGCCGGTGCAGCGGGAGTGCCTGCTGGACGGCCGCGTCCTGCACGCCGAACTGGTGGTCGACGGCCACCTGCTGACGGTCAGCGAGTGGTCCGACGGCCCGGGTGACCCGGGCGGTCCGGGTGGCCCGCTGCCGCTCGCCCCGGCCGATCCGCACCTGCTCGTGCAGCGGGCGCTGGCGGCCGGCGCGACGCTCGAACCCCCGAACGGCGCCCCGCCGGTCGGGGTGGTGTTCCGGGACCCGGCCGGCCTGCGCTGGGCGGTGCCCGGCCCCTAG
- a CDS encoding DUF5988 family protein: protein MTASSDPAPAVRTATSFVNDDDRTTWPLTAHQIGADATGIVEAVLEGGPATLPVELRNHRVSPVESKIKVRHYGGYEHFERDPAGVVDGAPAVFRWTGRTRIAE, encoded by the coding sequence ATGACAGCTTCTTCCGATCCCGCCCCGGCCGTCCGGACGGCGACGTCCTTCGTCAACGATGACGACCGGACCACCTGGCCGCTGACGGCCCACCAGATAGGCGCGGACGCCACCGGCATCGTCGAGGCGGTGCTGGAGGGCGGCCCGGCGACGTTGCCGGTCGAGCTGCGCAACCACCGGGTGTCCCCGGTGGAATCCAAGATCAAGGTACGGCACTACGGGGGCTACGAGCACTTCGAGCGGGATCCGGCCGGCGTCGTCGACGGCGCGCCCGCGGTGTTCCGCTGGACCGGCCGTACCCGTATCGCGGAGTGA
- a CDS encoding ABC transporter permease — MNALSKLVAVEAKLFLREPVSLFFVFALPLGLMLVFGLPQRGARQEATPGQHGELTFLPSIALSLTIGMLALFTLPMALGIYRERKVLRRLATTPVSPALLLIAQVVVNLAMGVAGAVVTAIGVRLLLDQPAPANVPGFVLAFLLGVACLFSIGLLIAALAPSARSAQSIGPTLFFPLLFLAGAWLPRDQMPTVLARVGEYSPLGATVDTISAAWAGQNPAVSQLLVLAGTAVLGCLLATRLFRWE, encoded by the coding sequence GTGAACGCCCTGTCCAAGCTCGTCGCCGTCGAGGCCAAGCTGTTCCTGCGGGAGCCGGTCTCGCTGTTCTTCGTCTTCGCGCTGCCGCTCGGCCTGATGCTGGTGTTCGGCCTGCCGCAGCGCGGCGCCCGCCAGGAGGCGACCCCCGGGCAGCACGGCGAGCTGACCTTCCTGCCGTCCATCGCGCTGTCCCTCACCATCGGGATGCTGGCGCTCTTCACGCTGCCCATGGCGCTGGGCATCTACCGGGAACGCAAGGTGCTGCGCCGGCTGGCCACCACCCCGGTCAGCCCGGCGCTGCTGCTCATCGCCCAGGTGGTGGTCAACCTGGCGATGGGTGTGGCCGGCGCGGTGGTCACCGCGATCGGCGTACGCCTGCTGCTGGACCAGCCGGCGCCGGCCAACGTGCCCGGTTTCGTGCTGGCGTTCCTGCTCGGGGTGGCCTGCCTGTTCTCGATCGGCCTGCTCATCGCCGCGCTCGCCCCCTCGGCGCGGTCGGCGCAGTCCATCGGCCCGACCCTGTTCTTCCCGCTGCTGTTCCTGGCCGGGGCGTGGCTGCCCCGCGACCAGATGCCCACCGTGCTGGCCCGCGTCGGGGAATACTCGCCGCTCGGCGCCACCGTGGACACCATCTCCGCCGCGTGGGCCGGGCAGAACCCGGCCGTGTCGCAGTTGCTCGTGCTGGCCGGCACCGCCGTCCTGGGCTGCCTGCTCGCCACCCGGCTGTTCCGCTGGGAGTAG
- a CDS encoding ABC transporter ATP-binding protein has protein sequence MPVIEVEHLHKRYGDKVAVDDVSFTVEQGEIFGVLGRNGAGKTTTVECVQGLRRADGGTVRVLGLDPIRDRTEVRQRVGAQLQESQLPDKLRVREALDLYRSFYRNRADIDELLADLGLAEQRDTAFHKLSGGQKQRLSVALALVGRPEIAILDELTTGLDPKGRRDTWDLVERIRDRGVTVVLVTHFMAEAERLCDRLALIDAGRVVAIDTPAGLMSRVDAEHRVHLRPLDHLDDALLTALPEVSSVRRDGDEVTVTGGEEVLQAVLSALTERKIRYAGLRVDQPTLDDAFVSLTGHPATPPALDGRSS, from the coding sequence ATGCCGGTCATCGAAGTCGAGCACCTGCACAAGAGGTACGGCGACAAGGTGGCGGTCGACGACGTCTCGTTCACCGTGGAGCAGGGCGAGATCTTCGGCGTGCTCGGCCGCAACGGCGCCGGCAAGACCACCACCGTGGAGTGCGTGCAGGGCCTGCGCCGCGCCGACGGCGGCACGGTGCGGGTGCTCGGGCTCGACCCGATCCGCGACCGCACCGAGGTGCGCCAGCGCGTCGGCGCCCAGCTCCAGGAGAGCCAGCTCCCCGACAAGCTGCGGGTACGCGAGGCGCTGGACCTCTACCGGTCCTTCTACCGCAACCGCGCCGACATCGACGAGCTGCTGGCCGACCTGGGGCTGGCCGAGCAGCGCGACACCGCGTTCCACAAGCTCTCCGGCGGCCAGAAGCAGCGCCTGTCGGTGGCGCTGGCGCTGGTCGGCCGCCCCGAGATCGCGATCCTCGACGAGCTGACCACCGGGCTGGACCCGAAGGGCCGCCGCGACACCTGGGACCTGGTCGAGCGGATCCGCGACCGCGGCGTGACGGTCGTGCTGGTCACCCACTTCATGGCCGAGGCCGAGCGGCTCTGCGACCGGCTCGCGCTCATCGACGCCGGTCGGGTGGTCGCCATCGACACGCCGGCCGGGCTGATGTCCCGGGTGGACGCCGAGCACCGGGTGCACCTCCGCCCGCTCGACCACCTCGACGACGCCCTGCTGACCGCGCTGCCCGAGGTCAGCTCGGTCCGCCGCGACGGCGACGAGGTCACCGTCACCGGCGGTGAGGAGGTGCTGCAGGCGGTGCTGTCGGCGCTGACCGAACGCAAGATCCGCTACGCCGGCCTCCGGGTCGACCAGCCCACCCTGGACGACGCGTTCGTCTCCCTCACCGGCCACCCGGCCACCCCGCCGGCGCTCGACGGAAGGTCATCGTGA
- a CDS encoding acyl-CoA synthetase: MPLLSWLDRSTDERPDAVRVDDRSLSLVELRRAAAAIADELHGVRRVAVPATSSLETVVGVVGGLLAGAAVVPVPPDAGPVERDHVLRDSAAEVLLATPGTPAVDGPAAPPTLPVDLTRRSDTRHPEPDPAGTALILYTSGTTGAPKGAVLSRRAVAACLDGLADAWAWTPDDVLAHGLPLFHVHGLVLGVLGPLRIGGRLHHVGRPRPDRYAGAGGSLYFGVPTIWSRIAAEPAAARALRGARLLVSGSAALPEPVFTALADLTGHRPVERYGMTETLITVSARADGPRRAGTVGVPLPGVRTRVVDERGTPLPADGESMGELQVRGDTLFDGYLNRPDADAAARSADGWFRTGDVATVGPDGAHRIVGRAATDLIKSGGYRIGAGEVEDALLAHPGVREAAVVGTPHPDLGQQVTAYVVGDGLGEAELIDFVARQLSVHKRPRQVRLVDALPRNAMGKVQKSRLT, translated from the coding sequence GTGCCGCTGCTGAGCTGGCTGGACCGGTCCACCGACGAACGGCCGGACGCGGTCCGGGTCGACGACCGGTCACTGTCCTTGGTGGAGCTGCGTCGCGCGGCCGCCGCGATCGCCGACGAGCTGCACGGGGTACGCCGGGTCGCGGTGCCCGCCACGTCGAGCCTGGAGACCGTGGTCGGTGTGGTCGGCGGGCTGCTGGCCGGCGCGGCGGTGGTGCCGGTGCCCCCGGACGCCGGGCCGGTGGAACGCGACCACGTGCTGCGCGACTCCGCCGCCGAGGTGCTGCTGGCGACGCCCGGGACACCCGCCGTCGACGGTCCCGCCGCGCCGCCGACCCTGCCGGTGGACCTGACCCGCCGCTCGGACACCCGGCACCCCGAGCCGGACCCGGCGGGCACCGCGCTGATCCTCTACACCAGTGGCACCACCGGCGCGCCGAAGGGCGCGGTGCTGTCCCGCCGCGCGGTCGCCGCCTGCCTCGACGGGCTCGCCGACGCCTGGGCCTGGACGCCGGACGACGTGCTGGCGCACGGGCTGCCGCTGTTCCACGTGCACGGGCTGGTGCTCGGCGTGCTCGGCCCGCTGCGGATCGGCGGCCGGCTGCACCACGTCGGCCGGCCCCGCCCCGACCGGTACGCGGGCGCCGGCGGCTCGCTCTACTTCGGCGTACCCACGATCTGGTCGCGGATCGCGGCGGAGCCGGCGGCGGCGCGGGCGCTGCGCGGCGCCCGGCTACTGGTCTCCGGCAGCGCCGCGCTCCCCGAGCCGGTCTTCACCGCGCTCGCCGACCTGACCGGCCACCGCCCGGTCGAGCGGTACGGGATGACCGAGACCCTGATCACGGTGAGCGCGCGGGCGGACGGGCCGCGACGGGCGGGCACGGTCGGCGTGCCGCTGCCCGGCGTGCGCACCCGGGTGGTCGACGAGCGGGGCACGCCGCTGCCCGCCGACGGGGAGAGCATGGGGGAACTCCAGGTCCGCGGGGACACGCTCTTCGACGGCTACCTGAACCGGCCGGACGCCGACGCGGCCGCCCGGAGCGCGGACGGCTGGTTCCGCACCGGCGACGTGGCGACGGTGGGCCCGGACGGCGCCCACCGGATCGTCGGCCGGGCCGCCACCGACCTGATCAAGAGCGGCGGGTACCGGATCGGCGCGGGCGAGGTGGAGGACGCGCTGCTGGCACACCCCGGCGTACGGGAGGCGGCGGTGGTCGGCACGCCGCACCCGGATCTGGGCCAGCAGGTCACCGCGTACGTGGTCGGGGACGGGCTGGGCGAGGCCGAGCTGATCGACTTCGTGGCCCGGCAGCTCTCCGTGCACAAGCGGCCCCGGCAGGTGCGGCTGGTCGACGCGCTGCCCCGCAACGCCATGGGCAAGGTGCAGAAGAGTCGGCTGACCTAG